CCGTCCGCCAAATTCGGATTCCATTAATGAATGATATAGCGAAGTGCCTGCGAAACTGACCAGATTACTTAGTCCCCCATCGCTCACTGCCGCTTTGAAACGGGAGGTTTGCGTAATGATCCAGTTGGTCATATAGCCGCCGTAGCTCTGGCCGGTTACTCCCAGTTTTTCGGGATCAAGCCATGGATTCTGACTCAAAATAAAATCTACGCCCGCCATGAGATCCTGATAATCGCCCCCGCCCCAGTTCATGAGCGTGCCATTTGAAAATGTTTGTCCGTAACCGTGGCTGCCTCTTGGATTGATATAAACGACCGCATAGCCTGCCGCTGAAAGCAAATGCATGCGTTCGTCAAAATCGTGGCCGAACATATTGTGCGGCCCGCCGTGAATCAGGAGAATGAGTGGGTATTTTTGAGTTTCATCAAAATCGACCGGCGGCATTAGCCAGCCTTGCACCTTCGTGCTATCGAAACTTTCAAACCAGCATGTTTCAGCGTTTTGGAGTGTTTTATTTTGAAGCCAACCTGCGTTTTCACGCGTGATTTGCTCAATTATAGCGCCTTGATTTTTGCTTTTGAATAGCTCCGCAGGCTGGTTTGTACAAGATTTTACAAACACAAAATCCGCTCCTTTCCGATCGAGACAGAACTCAGAAATGCAGCCTCCGCCTCCCTGAACCATTTCAACCGTTTCATTATCAACACTTACCCGATAAATGGAAGTGTCGCCCCGATCGCCCGCAGTAAAGTAAATGTACTTGCCCGACGGATGCCAGCGAATGTGCTCGATCCGCCTGTCGAGAGATTTGGTCAGGTATCGGAAATCCCCTCCATTGAAAGATACCAGGGCTACATGCGTGTCCTCGGCAGGGCTGTCGTTCGTACCAATGCTCCCGGAAGTTGCCAGGAGTGCAATATGCATCCCGTCGGGTGACCATTTCGGTTGGTATGCCAAACCGGTATGGTCAGTAAGTCTTGTGATTTCCAGTGATTGAATATCTACTTTCCAAACATTACTTTGCTGGATATCGTCCGGTTGTGCTGTCCTGTTGCTGATAAATGCAAGGTAGCGACTATCCGGCGACCAGGTAATGGAATGCTCGTTGAAATGGCCAGCGGTAATCAGTACAGGCGATCCTCCTTCGGCCGGAATCAGGTATATGTGCGTATAGGCATGATCGGCATACACAGGTCTTCCGCGACCGCCTTTGGATTTGTAAAGCAGATCGTCGAAAACGCGGATTTCATCAGGCTCTTCCCCGGAATCTATGATATCTGCACCGGGATATGCAATGTACTTTCCATCCGGCGACCAGATACAGTTTGTTTCTGCAAGATGATTTATGAAATAGGAAGATTCGTGGCGCCGGACTAAAAAATGGCTAGATGCATTTGATAGCGTATAAATATGAAGTTCTCCACACTCATTTTCATAAAGAAGTTTGCTGCCGTCGGGCGACCATGCGTGCGGAGTGCCATTTCCCAGGATCGTTTTTGCCGCTTTGTCGACCGCCAGGAGTTCTATTGAATCGAACCGCTCATTCTTCACTGCATCCGCGACGGAGACCTGATATACCAGGTTGTCATTAGCAGGAGAAAGCAGGGGCGTGCCGACTTTTCTGATCTTGTATAAATCTGCTATCAAAAGTCCCCGGGGCGAGGCTTTTATTTCCTTTGAAATCATAAATGCGGGTTCAGGTAGTGATTGATTTTGCAAGATATGTCCTCATCGGAGAAGTTGCTTGCTACAAATTCACTATTATTTATCCGCAATATATGAGTAAGCATAAATAAATTAAAAGAAAGGTTTAATAATATTTTTTACTTTCGTTTTATGATGTTTAATTTGAATTGTCGTGGCATAGTCTTTCAAATGTCACCAAACAACCGTCTTCTAATCGACCGCGAGAATAATGCATAAAAATGAAACAACGGAGCTTGAAAGCAGTGCGGAAGCACACACCCAGCGGGAAATTCTATCGCAACCTGAGCTCTGGCAAGAGGTATATCAGCTAGTAAAAGACGAAAGTGAGGCAATCGGCGGATTTTTAGGGCCGGTTTTGCAAAAGGAAGATCTGCGAATCGTTTTGACCGGTGCCGGTACCTCGGGTTACATCGGCGACGCCGCGCAGGGGACTTTACAGAAAGTATGGCGCAGGCCTGTTCAGGCAGTGCCGACAACAGAAATCGTAACCCAGCCCAATTCGGTCTTTATCCGGACGGTGCCAACGCTTTTGGTCTCGTTTGCCCGCTCAGGAAATAGCCCGGAAAGCGTCGAAGCGGTACGGTTGGCCAATGCCTGCTGTGATGAGATTTATCACCTGATTATTACCTGTAATGGAGAAGGGGCGCTGGCCAATATGAATGCAAGTGGGCCTGACCGTTTTTATCGGATCGTACTGCCCGAGGCTACTAATGACAAGAGTCTGGCGATGACGAGCAGTTTCACCTGCATGTTGCTGAGTGTGCTGCTTGTGGCGCAGGTGGACGCTTTAGACGAAGAATTTGAGAAAATTCAACGCATTGCGGAACAGGGAAATGTAATTCTCGAAAAACGATCCCTGCTGAAAAACCTGGTGCTGAGCGGCTTTGAGCGGGTCGTGTTTCTGGGCTCCGGCGAATTCCTCGGAATAGCCAGAGAGTGCCACCTCAAATTGCTCGAACTGACTGACGGAAAGCAGGTTTGTATGTCCGATTCGTTTCTGGCATTCAGGCACGGACCCCGGGCCTTTGTAAATGACAATACGCTCATGGTATACCTGTTTTCAAGAAATCCGCACATCCTGCGCTACGAGCGCGATCTGGTTGAGGACATTTCACGCGATGCGCGGGCAATTTATTCGCTGCAGATAGGTGGAGTGGATGGACTGGCTTTGCCAAATAGTAGTAAAATAGAATTGAACATTGATCCCGAAAATCAATACCAGATGATCCCGGCTACGCTCGTGGGGCAGTTAATGGGTTATTACAGCGCGGTGCATTCGGGTATCAATCCGGATAGTCCGTCGGTGTCCGGATCGATCAGCAGAGTGGTGCAGGGGGTGAATATTTATCAAGAATAAACAGCATAGCGTATGGTAGCCCCAAAACTCCTGGTTGTAGGCGAGCTGAATGTCGACCTGATTTTGAACAATATCCAGGCTTTCCCTCAGCTGAGCAAGGAAACGATTGCGGATGAAATGAATATGTGCCTGGGCAGCTCTGCGGCTATTATGGCGGCCAACAGTGCTGCAATGGGTATGGATACTACGTTCTGTGGTGTGATAGGAGAAGATTATTTCGGTGATTTTATCCTGAACGAACTCGAACGCAAGGCGGTCAGCTGCCGGCATGTAACCAGACTACATGACGAGAAGACAGGCTGTACCATGATATTAAACTACGGACAGGACCGCGCCAATGTGACTTATCAGGGTGCTATGAACGCGCTGACTATCCATGATATACCTTTTGGTAAACCCTCTGTTTATCAGCATTTGCATATATCGAGCCTTTTTCTTCAGAAAGGGCTTCTGAATGATATTGAGCAGATTTTAATCAATGCCCGCGCCGCTGGTATGACCACGTCGCTGGACCTGCAATGGGACCCTGCCGAGGAATGGGCGTTCGACTATGTGCGCTGCCTGCCTTTTGTGGACGTATTTATGCCCAACGAATCGGAACTGCTGGCGTTAACGAAAACGGATTCGATCAGCAGCGGCATCGAAAAAATCCGGCCGTACCTGAATACGCTTGCATTGAAAATGGGCAGAAACGGCAGCCTGGGCATTTGCGGCGATCAGCAGGTAACGGTACCCGCTTTCGAAGTGGAGCATTTTGTGGATGCGATCGGTGCCGGAGATTCCTTCAATGCAGGATTCATACGGAAATACATGGCGGGCGCTTCGCTTGAAGACTGCCTGCGGGAAGGTAACCTCATGGGCGCCATGAATACGACTGCAGCGGGTGGAACGGGTGCATTCTGCGATTTGAACAAAATCAGCGAAAACATAAAGGATTTTTGGGGAATAGAATTAAGCCTGTCATGAAATTAAAGCAGAAACTACGCGAATTAACACAGCTGAAAAAAGGTTTGCTGGCGACCAATTACTACGATCTGGAAACACTCCACGGCGTACTGCAGGCGGCGGCCGAACTGAAACAGCCTGTGATCCTGCAGCTTACCCAAAGCTCTATTGACTATATGGGGCTCAAAACTGCCGTGAACCTGGGAAGAAACGGATTGGAAGAATTTGGCGTGGAAGGCTGGATCCATTTGGATCACGGTGGCTCCGTGGACCTGGTACAGCGATGCCTGGATGCGGGTTTTGATTCGGTGATGATCGATGGGAGCGAGCTGCCTTTTGAAGAGAATGTGAAGCTAACCCGCGAAGTGGTTGAACGTGCTAAAAGTTACAATGCACACGTGGAAGCCGAGCTGGGGTATGTGGCCAAACTGGGCCAATCGCACCATACTACGGGCTTTACCCAGCCGGATGAAGCAGCTGCTTTTGTGGAGGAAACGGGCGTGGATGCGCTTGCGGTAGCAATCGGTACAGCCCACGGATTTTATAAAGAAGAGCCCAGGCTGGATATTGATCTGCTGCGCAAAATTGCAGAAAAGACTGCGGCGACACTCGTTTTGCACGGCAGCTCGGGCGTGCCACATGCACAGGTGCAGCAGGCGATCTCAAATGGTATCTGCAAAGTAAACCTGGCGACTGAAATCAAGAACATTTTCATGGCTTCGCTGAAATTTGAACTGTCTAGTAATCAGGATATTGATCTTCGTAAAGTCTTTCCAAAGGCAACCTGCAAAATCACGGAACTGGTTAAAACGAAGCTCGAAATGGTAGAGAACGTGGCATAATTACAGCCATAATCCGGAGCCCTTTTGAACGATACCGTCAGCATATCTGATCAGGTTTCGCATGCGTTATTGTGGGACAGGTTCTGGGCGTGCGTAAGGCAGCTTGCGGCGCGGCGCACTTTCTTATCCCGAACCGATTTCATAAAGACTTACCTGCTTACGACCATATCCTTTGATACCAATGTTCCGATTTGATCTGGCAGCTATGGTTTTTCTGCTTTTTTCTGGAGTTTCCGCCAGTGGCGAAACCATTTTGCGAAAGGCCAAAGCTACGCTGACACCTGTCGAAATGAATAAGGAGGATACGCTCAAATTCACGCTCCGGAACGGTGAAACGCGGACGATGGTTTTGAAGGAAATATCGTCGGATGTCATCATTACCAACCTCGGAAAACTCAGGGAAGACCAGCCGGGAGGTGCCACGCTGTATCATTTTACCTGTCAGGTTTTGATAGACGGGCATCTAATGAAAATGGAGCGTTATGTAGGGTCTCAGGAAAGCTTTTATGAGCCTTATGTGATCAATGGAATGCGGATCTGGTTTGACGGGGTGAAGACGATCGGGCAGATCATCAAGGACGAGCACGGCGGGAAAAGCAGTGAATCGGTGCCGCGCAAACACGCTCGTTTCGTGGTGACTGATATGACCAACCGTATTGCGCCGTCGAGACTTTACCCGATGTTTCCCAATAGCGAAAATTTCCTGCGCATTTCGAATAGTTACAATGGCGACGATTGCTGGCTGGGCGCTTACAACGGGTTTGAGTTGCATGGCGGCCTGGATCTGAACAATCCTGCGGGAACGCCGCACTTTACGCCGTTCCCTATTGATGACCATTACTTTGTTTTTAGTCTTGACAAGGGCGATAACAACAACAGGTGGCGGGGCATTCATACCTGGGAAAATGGCGACAAGTGGAGCATTCAGAATCACCACATGCTGAACCTGCGCATTCCGGAACATAAGCCCATTGGAGCGGGCGTGTATTATTCGGACGGTTCAGGCGTGCATGTAGGCAATAATACCCATTCGCATTTTGTATTCCGGGTAAAAACCATGGAGAATGAAACCGAGGTTTTGCTTGATCCATGGATTCTGTTTTGGCAGACTTTCGAAGATAACCGTGAGCGGGCAGGTGAAACGAAGGCGATCATCGGTCCGTTCAGGCCGGGGAAGGCCGGGGAAAGGGTTTCCTTTATTGGTGAAAAATCACGGAATGAATACAAAAACGTTGGTCGCGAACTGCTGTACTACTGGACATTCGGAGACGGTGGCATTGCTATCGAAAAGAACCCAAAGCACGTGTTTGTAAAACCGGGCATTTATCCGGTAACACTTCTGGTAGATGACGGAGTCACGCGCAGCAGTTTTACGCAGCATATTGCGATAGACGGTCGGGCCATTGGCAGCCCCGGCCGGAATTCTGCCTTGAAAACCACACCTGCACTCGCATTGGCTTGCAGTGAAGAACCTTCGTTTCGCATCCGGCCGGCCCACGTGATGGATGTGTATGCATTGGAAAGAAAGTTTATCCCAAATACACTCCACTTTCTTGCCCGACCAACGAGGCCGCAGCCGAATGCAAAAATGGTCGCGCTGATGAATGTCGGGAAAGGTGTACTCGGGAAAGTTAACGCGCCAACGATCGAATATCTGAGCGGAACAGGCTGGCTGGATTGGCAAACGGAAGGACAGGGGAACGATCAAAAGTTGAAGATATCCGTCAACGCGACTAACCTTACCACGGGAGTGTACAGCGCGCGTATACGTGTGGAGGTTCCGGGGAGTGTCAATGCCGTGCAGTATTTGATGGTAAACCTGACGGTTCCGACGTATCCTCCGGCGCATAATGAAATTGGGAACCTGAAACGCGAAATTGTCGATAATGCAGACTTGCGTGAAAACCGGTTTTACAGTACGCCCTACTTCTGGATTGCGCCGCAGTTTAAAAGGTGGAAGGAGAAAGGATTCGGTGATTTGTATCTGACCAACGGCGGCCGGGCAACGGAAGGAGAGTTTGTCAGGTTCCGGCCCGATCTGGCAGCAGGTACCTACGAGCTGTTGTTCTCAGAGCAAACCCCTTTT
This Dyadobacter sp. UC 10 DNA region includes the following protein-coding sequences:
- a CDS encoding S9 family peptidase produces the protein MISKEIKASPRGLLIADLYKIRKVGTPLLSPANDNLVYQVSVADAVKNERFDSIELLAVDKAAKTILGNGTPHAWSPDGSKLLYENECGELHIYTLSNASSHFLVRRHESSYFINHLAETNCIWSPDGKYIAYPGADIIDSGEEPDEIRVFDDLLYKSKGGRGRPVYADHAYTHIYLIPAEGGSPVLITAGHFNEHSITWSPDSRYLAFISNRTAQPDDIQQSNVWKVDIQSLEITRLTDHTGLAYQPKWSPDGMHIALLATSGSIGTNDSPAEDTHVALVSFNGGDFRYLTKSLDRRIEHIRWHPSGKYIYFTAGDRGDTSIYRVSVDNETVEMVQGGGGCISEFCLDRKGADFVFVKSCTNQPAELFKSKNQGAIIEQITRENAGWLQNKTLQNAETCWFESFDSTKVQGWLMPPVDFDETQKYPLILLIHGGPHNMFGHDFDERMHLLSAAGYAVVYINPRGSHGYGQTFSNGTLMNWGGGDYQDLMAGVDFILSQNPWLDPEKLGVTGQSYGGYMTNWIITQTSRFKAAVSDGGLSNLVSFAGTSLYHSLMESEFGGRAFNRFDELWKWSPLHNVARATTPTLILHGETDNEVPFSQAEEMYVALKKRGVATRLVQYKGEGHGWRPELSPRNKADLNARMIQWFDTYVKTTPNEQ
- a CDS encoding SIS domain-containing protein, with amino-acid sequence MHKNETTELESSAEAHTQREILSQPELWQEVYQLVKDESEAIGGFLGPVLQKEDLRIVLTGAGTSGYIGDAAQGTLQKVWRRPVQAVPTTEIVTQPNSVFIRTVPTLLVSFARSGNSPESVEAVRLANACCDEIYHLIITCNGEGALANMNASGPDRFYRIVLPEATNDKSLAMTSSFTCMLLSVLLVAQVDALDEEFEKIQRIAEQGNVILEKRSLLKNLVLSGFERVVFLGSGEFLGIARECHLKLLELTDGKQVCMSDSFLAFRHGPRAFVNDNTLMVYLFSRNPHILRYERDLVEDISRDARAIYSLQIGGVDGLALPNSSKIELNIDPENQYQMIPATLVGQLMGYYSAVHSGINPDSPSVSGSISRVVQGVNIYQE
- a CDS encoding carbohydrate kinase family protein, with product MVAPKLLVVGELNVDLILNNIQAFPQLSKETIADEMNMCLGSSAAIMAANSAAMGMDTTFCGVIGEDYFGDFILNELERKAVSCRHVTRLHDEKTGCTMILNYGQDRANVTYQGAMNALTIHDIPFGKPSVYQHLHISSLFLQKGLLNDIEQILINARAAGMTTSLDLQWDPAEEWAFDYVRCLPFVDVFMPNESELLALTKTDSISSGIEKIRPYLNTLALKMGRNGSLGICGDQQVTVPAFEVEHFVDAIGAGDSFNAGFIRKYMAGASLEDCLREGNLMGAMNTTAAGGTGAFCDLNKISENIKDFWGIELSLS
- a CDS encoding class II fructose-bisphosphate aldolase; translated protein: MKLKQKLRELTQLKKGLLATNYYDLETLHGVLQAAAELKQPVILQLTQSSIDYMGLKTAVNLGRNGLEEFGVEGWIHLDHGGSVDLVQRCLDAGFDSVMIDGSELPFEENVKLTREVVERAKSYNAHVEAELGYVAKLGQSHHTTGFTQPDEAAAFVEETGVDALAVAIGTAHGFYKEEPRLDIDLLRKIAEKTAATLVLHGSSGVPHAQVQQAISNGICKVNLATEIKNIFMASLKFELSSNQDIDLRKVFPKATCKITELVKTKLEMVENVA
- a CDS encoding PKD domain-containing protein yields the protein MFRFDLAAMVFLLFSGVSASGETILRKAKATLTPVEMNKEDTLKFTLRNGETRTMVLKEISSDVIITNLGKLREDQPGGATLYHFTCQVLIDGHLMKMERYVGSQESFYEPYVINGMRIWFDGVKTIGQIIKDEHGGKSSESVPRKHARFVVTDMTNRIAPSRLYPMFPNSENFLRISNSYNGDDCWLGAYNGFELHGGLDLNNPAGTPHFTPFPIDDHYFVFSLDKGDNNNRWRGIHTWENGDKWSIQNHHMLNLRIPEHKPIGAGVYYSDGSGVHVGNNTHSHFVFRVKTMENETEVLLDPWILFWQTFEDNRERAGETKAIIGPFRPGKAGERVSFIGEKSRNEYKNVGRELLYYWTFGDGGIAIEKNPKHVFVKPGIYPVTLLVDDGVTRSSFTQHIAIDGRAIGSPGRNSALKTTPALALACSEEPSFRIRPAHVMDVYALERKFIPNTLHFLARPTRPQPNAKMVALMNVGKGVLGKVNAPTIEYLSGTGWLDWQTEGQGNDQKLKISVNATNLTTGVYSARIRVEVPGSVNAVQYLMVNLTVPTYPPAHNEIGNLKREIVDNADLRENRFYSTPYFWIAPQFKRWKEKGFGDLYLTNGGRATEGEFVRFRPDLAAGTYELLFSEQTPFDPQLRATANGKKFPVDSKLNAVPRFKVRVHSKNGGEEIWVEPTESLSIGKFEFLEGMDGYVDIVSEGSEGQVLVDAIIFKRVEK